The Corallococcus soli genome contains a region encoding:
- a CDS encoding M16 family metallopeptidase, with the protein MSLFHSIPGLRLATGVLTALPLMLGGCASSPLPDRGQVIMRDVSFPLRDLRMVSGLRVVVERDARSPVVAMVAVVGAGGTSDPAGKQGLAHLVEHLAFRSRLTGSASVKARMEAAGAGYSNGSTNLDYTTYETMAPKEALATLVKLEGQRLSAPIAGISPEVFAVEREVVRNELRQRNETGYVGQVSGWVHAATFATWGAYSESHFEGSLGDWGLHGGSSTGLDHVRVEMAGTAAHVGNMLAMLTEQLSTIRTSGNAVRFLSEQVLPWREVVDTRPEVVAHRKLMRALYATHPYGSEATGVQMAQVSKSEAQSWLEDVYRPGNTVVVVAGEFDVKEVEPLVHEYLGDWSQGTPQPVLVPPAPALPAASPRVSTLFTSRPGATQGQVQLACRLPTATPELEARYALMAELLEVKAYQETRTGTGTTYGFGASPWIARGGAAHLKVTGMLDAQRLEEGVVALRSTLVEFAKDVSPADLEQARSRVLAQQAVSFTTTEAWVDALLAARVKGFPVEAVAQRPAHLQAVTVDQLKQEFAGCLQRLVVSVTGDEAHSRAALQAVSVP; encoded by the coding sequence ATGTCCTTGTTTCATTCCATCCCCGGGCTCCGTCTGGCCACGGGGGTCCTGACCGCCCTGCCCCTGATGCTGGGGGGGTGCGCCAGCTCCCCTCTTCCCGACCGGGGGCAGGTCATCATGCGGGATGTGTCCTTTCCCCTGCGGGACCTCCGCATGGTGTCTGGATTGCGCGTGGTGGTGGAGCGCGACGCGCGCTCGCCCGTGGTGGCGATGGTCGCGGTGGTGGGCGCGGGCGGCACCAGCGATCCCGCGGGCAAGCAAGGGCTGGCGCATCTGGTGGAGCACCTGGCGTTCCGCTCGCGCCTGACCGGAAGCGCTTCAGTGAAGGCGCGGATGGAGGCCGCTGGCGCGGGCTACTCCAATGGCTCCACGAACCTGGACTACACCACCTACGAAACGATGGCGCCCAAGGAGGCGCTGGCCACCCTGGTGAAGCTGGAAGGACAGCGGTTGTCCGCGCCTATCGCCGGCATCAGCCCGGAGGTGTTCGCGGTGGAGCGCGAGGTGGTGCGCAACGAGCTGCGCCAGCGCAACGAGACGGGCTACGTGGGGCAGGTGTCTGGCTGGGTGCACGCGGCGACCTTTGCCACGTGGGGCGCCTACAGCGAGTCCCATTTCGAGGGCAGTCTGGGGGACTGGGGACTGCATGGCGGCTCCAGCACGGGGCTGGACCATGTGCGCGTGGAAATGGCCGGCACGGCGGCCCACGTGGGCAACATGCTGGCGATGCTCACCGAGCAGCTCTCCACCATCCGGACGTCGGGGAACGCGGTGCGCTTCCTGAGCGAACAGGTCCTGCCGTGGCGCGAGGTGGTGGACACCCGCCCGGAGGTGGTGGCGCACCGGAAGTTGATGCGGGCGCTCTACGCCACCCATCCCTACGGCAGCGAGGCGACAGGGGTACAGATGGCGCAGGTGTCCAAATCCGAGGCGCAGTCCTGGCTGGAGGATGTCTACCGCCCCGGTAACACGGTGGTGGTGGTGGCGGGCGAGTTCGACGTGAAGGAGGTCGAACCGTTGGTGCATGAGTACCTGGGCGACTGGAGCCAGGGCACGCCCCAGCCCGTGTTGGTCCCTCCGGCGCCAGCGCTGCCCGCCGCTTCCCCGCGCGTGAGCACGCTCTTCACCTCGCGCCCCGGGGCCACGCAGGGACAGGTGCAGCTGGCCTGCCGTCTGCCAACCGCGACTCCAGAGCTGGAGGCGCGGTACGCGCTGATGGCGGAGCTGCTGGAGGTGAAGGCGTACCAGGAGACGCGCACCGGGACGGGGACCACCTACGGCTTCGGGGCCTCGCCCTGGATTGCCCGGGGCGGTGCGGCGCATCTGAAGGTGACGGGCATGCTGGACGCACAGCGCCTGGAGGAAGGCGTCGTCGCCCTGCGCTCGACACTGGTGGAGTTCGCGAAGGACGTGTCGCCCGCGGACCTGGAGCAGGCCCGGTCCAGAGTGCTCGCGCAGCAGGCGGTGTCGTTCACCACCACGGAGGCGTGGGTGGACGCGCTGCTCGCCGCGCGCGTGAAGGGCTTCCCGGTGGAAGCGGTGGCCCAGCGTCCCGCGCACCTCCAGGCGGTGACCGTGGACCAGCTGAAGCAGGAGTTCGCCGGGTGCCTCCAGCGCCTCGTGGTGAGCGTCACCGGCGATGAGGCCCACAGCCGCGCCGCGCTCCAGGCGGTGTCGGTGCCGTAG
- a CDS encoding transposase, translating into MAGVAPEKLLFVDEAGTRVDMTRTHGRAPRGQRLREAVPRNRGRVTTVLGAISLNGMVAHMTVVGGTRGEVFERFVREHLVPVLRPEQLVVWDNLGAHKQRGVREAVEAAGGHGVFLPRVPVGPSLTAGRLPSPLLAR; encoded by the coding sequence ATGGCGGGCGTGGCGCCCGAGAAGCTGCTTTTCGTCGATGAAGCGGGGACGCGCGTGGACATGACGCGCACCCACGGGCGAGCGCCCCGAGGCCAGCGCCTGCGGGAAGCCGTGCCACGCAACCGAGGGCGCGTCACCACCGTGCTGGGGGCCATCAGCCTGAACGGCATGGTGGCGCACATGACGGTGGTGGGCGGCACCCGTGGGGAAGTCTTCGAGCGCTTCGTGCGCGAGCACCTGGTGCCCGTGCTGCGCCCCGAGCAACTCGTGGTGTGGGACAATCTGGGCGCCCACAAGCAGCGCGGGGTGCGCGAGGCAGTCGAGGCCGCCGGTGGCCACGGGGTGTTCCTGCCGCGTGTCCCGGTCGGGCCCTCGCTGACGGCTGGGAGGCTGCCTTCACCGCTCCTCGCGCGGTGA
- a CDS encoding alpha/beta hydrolase produces the protein MPEVATALPAHLQRSRGSQWGLLSVLILTAVAGCSDKAPPDAAPGEGRPLLWGNCPALPDGVTRDPRQTCATLQVPLDYHHPAGRTLELSISRIATARPDSRRGVLLLNPGGPGLGGLDLPSLAATMLPSEVLERYDLIGFDPRGVGHSAPVTCGLTDVSLVNLFPYPAADGSIDANVALARETAARCAASTSGDVLPFITTANTARDMDQIRQALGEGKISYWGQSYGTYLGAVYASLFAENTDRMVLEGNVDPTRVWYGTFHYWSAGMASRFPDAARGAAANNDTVHFGTTVEEVTAAYLELASRLDATPASVPGTSARISGGLFRTVTYSLLEKNEQLPLLVQLWRAIDNLTAGAPTAEDAALLQQVFAQEAARTDVPADNQTAVFLALACGDASWPTDIEVYRKKTAEDRAAHPLTAGMPFNIWPCAFWKTQPREAAVEVTRQGEHNILLLQNRRDNATPWESGLGLRKALGARATFVEVDAGGHYVYGQGSSCVDGVFNTFLMTGQLPQGDVSCAN, from the coding sequence ATGCCAGAGGTGGCAACCGCCCTCCCTGCTCATCTCCAGCGTTCGCGCGGTTCGCAGTGGGGTCTGCTCTCCGTCTTGATCCTGACGGCCGTGGCGGGTTGCTCGGACAAGGCCCCTCCCGACGCAGCGCCGGGGGAGGGCAGGCCCCTTCTTTGGGGGAATTGCCCGGCGCTTCCGGATGGCGTCACCCGAGACCCTCGCCAGACGTGTGCGACCCTTCAGGTCCCGCTGGATTATCACCACCCGGCTGGGCGCACCCTCGAGCTCTCGATCTCGCGCATTGCCACCGCCAGACCGGACTCCCGACGAGGCGTTCTCTTGTTGAACCCGGGTGGACCGGGGCTCGGAGGACTTGATCTTCCGAGCCTGGCCGCCACCATGCTGCCTTCCGAGGTTCTCGAGCGCTACGACCTGATTGGATTTGACCCTCGCGGTGTGGGACACAGCGCTCCTGTCACCTGCGGGCTGACCGACGTCAGCCTCGTCAACCTCTTCCCGTACCCCGCCGCGGACGGCTCCATCGACGCGAACGTCGCCCTCGCCCGCGAGACCGCGGCTCGATGTGCCGCATCCACCTCGGGCGACGTCCTGCCATTCATCACCACCGCCAACACCGCCCGTGACATGGATCAGATCCGTCAAGCGCTGGGGGAGGGGAAGATTTCCTACTGGGGCCAGTCCTACGGCACCTACCTGGGGGCGGTGTATGCGTCCTTGTTCGCCGAAAACACCGACCGGATGGTGCTCGAGGGAAATGTGGACCCTACGAGGGTCTGGTATGGCACCTTCCACTACTGGAGCGCGGGCATGGCCAGCCGGTTCCCCGACGCCGCCCGCGGCGCCGCGGCGAACAACGACACCGTCCACTTCGGCACGACCGTGGAGGAGGTGACGGCGGCGTACCTCGAGCTGGCGAGCCGGCTCGACGCGACCCCCGCTTCCGTCCCCGGAACGAGCGCGCGAATCTCAGGGGGGTTGTTCCGAACCGTCACCTACAGTTTGCTGGAAAAGAATGAGCAGCTTCCGCTTCTCGTCCAGCTCTGGCGCGCCATCGACAATCTCACCGCTGGAGCTCCCACCGCCGAGGATGCCGCGCTGCTCCAGCAGGTCTTCGCCCAGGAAGCGGCCAGGACGGACGTTCCCGCCGACAATCAGACGGCCGTCTTTCTGGCGCTCGCCTGTGGTGACGCGAGCTGGCCCACCGACATCGAGGTCTACAGGAAGAAGACCGCCGAGGACCGGGCCGCGCATCCGCTCACCGCCGGCATGCCATTCAATATCTGGCCGTGCGCCTTCTGGAAGACCCAGCCTCGTGAGGCTGCGGTCGAAGTGACCCGCCAGGGAGAGCACAACATCCTCCTGCTGCAAAACCGACGCGACAACGCGACTCCATGGGAATCCGGGCTGGGCCTGCGAAAGGCCCTCGGAGCGCGCGCGACGTTTGTCGAGGTCGACGCAGGCGGCCACTATGTCTACGGTCAGGGCTCATCCTGCGTGGATGGCGTGTTCAATACGTTCCTCATGACCGGACAACTTCCCCAGGGCGACGTCTCCTGCGCGAATTAG
- a CDS encoding PAS domain-containing protein: MPPTPPHPSPAVTSLGARDARFRFLAETIPVQVWTAKPDGLLDYVSPRAVIEFGVPLQTLLSEGWLNVLHPEDRPLAIERWTTALRTGEGYEVEFRLRLADGQYAWYLARAVPERDASGHILQWLGTNTNIHEQRESQRRTEALLAEVAKQARETETALVRLRAEKLAAEQRVAELEAKFSSR, from the coding sequence GTGCCCCCCACTCCCCCTCATCCGAGTCCTGCCGTCACCTCTCTGGGGGCCCGCGATGCGCGCTTCCGCTTCCTGGCGGAGACCATCCCGGTGCAGGTGTGGACGGCGAAGCCTGACGGCCTGCTGGACTACGTGAGCCCCCGGGCGGTCATCGAGTTCGGCGTGCCGCTGCAAACCCTGCTCTCCGAGGGCTGGCTCAACGTCCTTCATCCGGAGGACCGGCCCCTGGCCATCGAGCGCTGGACGACCGCGCTGCGCACGGGCGAAGGCTACGAGGTGGAGTTCCGGCTCCGGCTGGCGGATGGGCAGTACGCCTGGTACCTGGCGCGGGCGGTGCCGGAACGGGACGCGAGCGGCCACATCCTCCAGTGGCTGGGCACCAACACGAACATCCACGAGCAGCGCGAGTCGCAGCGGCGCACGGAAGCGCTCCTGGCGGAGGTGGCGAAGCAGGCGCGGGAGACCGAGACCGCGCTGGTACGCCTGCGCGCGGAGAAGCTCGCCGCGGAGCAGCGGGTCGCGGAGCTCGAAGCGAAGTTCTCCTCGCGATGA
- a CDS encoding DUF1338 domain-containing protein — protein sequence MTTSTSDASRLLDLLWERYASEVPFARTFVALSGGHFRNDHVAFRTLARPEGGIALFSRVFERLGWRPAGTYTFPDAHLSAIYLAHPDGLPRVFLSELKSEELSPRARELLAALPADPAPPEDVEALAAWFAPPPPPEEAALLELEKETQYGAWLLAFGRKVNHFTGAVDDVEAWQRRMREAGVPMKADIEGAPGTSLRQTATHASPLPLRLRDGGTRAWPYAYFEIAQRSGGFDGFLGPQARALFDMTKRG from the coding sequence ATGACGACCTCCACCTCCGATGCCTCGCGGCTGCTGGACCTGCTGTGGGAGCGCTATGCCTCCGAAGTCCCCTTCGCGCGCACCTTCGTGGCGCTGTCGGGAGGACACTTCCGCAACGACCACGTCGCGTTCCGCACGCTCGCCCGGCCGGAGGGAGGCATTGCCCTGTTCTCACGGGTGTTCGAGCGCCTGGGCTGGCGCCCGGCGGGGACGTACACCTTCCCGGATGCGCACCTGTCCGCCATCTACCTGGCCCACCCGGACGGACTACCGCGCGTCTTCCTCTCCGAGCTGAAGTCGGAGGAGCTGTCACCGCGTGCCCGCGAGCTGCTCGCCGCGCTCCCCGCGGATCCGGCGCCGCCGGAGGACGTGGAGGCGCTCGCGGCGTGGTTCGCGCCACCGCCGCCGCCGGAGGAGGCCGCGCTGCTGGAACTGGAGAAGGAGACCCAGTACGGCGCGTGGCTGCTCGCGTTCGGCCGCAAGGTGAATCACTTCACCGGCGCGGTGGACGACGTGGAGGCGTGGCAGCGGCGCATGCGCGAGGCGGGCGTGCCCATGAAGGCGGACATCGAAGGGGCGCCCGGCACGTCGCTGCGGCAGACGGCCACGCACGCCTCCCCCCTGCCCCTGCGGCTCCGGGACGGAGGCACGCGCGCGTGGCCCTATGCGTACTTCGAAATCGCCCAGCGCTCGGGGGGCTTCGACGGCTTCCTCGGCCCGCAGGCCCGCGCGCTGTTCGACATGACGAAGCGCGGTTGA
- a CDS encoding DUF938 domain-containing protein — translation MMRHAPATERNREPLLAVLKEVLPSSGVLLEVASGTGQHAAFFARAFPELAWQPTDGDPDSLASIDAWRAAEGTPNLLPARLLDASTDAWPVEHADAMLCVNMIHIAPWAACQGLMRGAGRVLRPGGRLVLYGPYFVEGTAPAPSNVAFDASLKARDPAWGVRELGAVTAEALRHGLTRERVVEMPSNNLTVVFVR, via the coding sequence ATGATGCGCCATGCCCCCGCCACCGAGCGAAACCGCGAACCGCTCCTCGCCGTCCTGAAGGAGGTGCTGCCTTCGTCCGGCGTCCTGTTGGAGGTGGCGAGCGGCACCGGCCAGCATGCGGCCTTCTTCGCCCGGGCCTTCCCGGAGCTTGCCTGGCAACCGACGGATGGGGACCCGGACTCGCTGGCGAGCATTGATGCGTGGCGGGCCGCGGAAGGCACGCCCAACCTGCTGCCCGCGCGCCTGCTGGATGCGAGCACCGACGCGTGGCCGGTGGAGCACGCGGACGCGATGCTGTGCGTGAACATGATCCACATCGCGCCGTGGGCGGCCTGCCAGGGCCTGATGCGGGGCGCGGGACGGGTGCTGCGTCCGGGGGGACGGCTCGTCCTGTACGGGCCCTACTTCGTGGAGGGCACGGCGCCCGCGCCGAGCAACGTCGCCTTCGATGCCTCGCTCAAGGCGCGCGACCCGGCCTGGGGCGTGCGCGAGCTGGGCGCGGTCACCGCCGAGGCGCTGCGACACGGGCTGACGCGGGAGCGCGTGGTGGAGATGCCGAGCAACAACCTCACGGTCGTGTTCGTCCGGTAG
- a CDS encoding cell wall anchor protein, whose product MTLKFFNRNVSRMLCSVSLLAFAGCGPQDADTASLPEQSEQSGVSAGVGTTGQALSTIAYRSSSTASGTTRTSLSITKPAGIVAGDVLLARIINRNVVAAVATPPAGWTFLRSDQSASQIKAWIFYKVATASEPTSYAFTLDLASYMAGSISAFSGVDPTNPIDAQTGQKNGTTASFNTPALTTSTANGVAVWFGSQLWTGSACPASPIVPPAGFTEPVDTCHVSSSTGMLYNVAHKELTAAGAQGAFNGSSPFPNTNIAQVVALRAVGASASCSVGDTFATSYTIQGSVASPAIVEPSGLAMSRLTPGVLYVHNEDTTAIVAISTTDASTLGTFNVSNVTPADWEDVASGPCPTGQCIYMGDIGRSSANFPTPPSTFAVYRIPEPNIGAGTTIGNLTATAFPFQYPDSPKDAETIMVHPTTGDIYIITKSYAGASKVYKFPQPLPAPGTMSTLVFVANIQLPTNPDDSNFAAATSGNIHPCANRFLLRTYRKVYEFRAAPGAAFETAFAATPVSLTDTVEGQGEAIEYDPTGTAYYTMSESGPPFRLRRVVRQ is encoded by the coding sequence GTGACCTTGAAGTTCTTCAATCGCAATGTCTCACGCATGTTGTGCTCGGTTTCGCTGCTCGCGTTCGCGGGCTGCGGGCCGCAGGACGCGGACACCGCGTCTCTTCCGGAGCAGTCCGAGCAGTCCGGCGTCTCCGCCGGGGTCGGCACCACGGGTCAGGCGCTGTCCACCATCGCCTACCGCAGCAGCAGCACCGCGAGCGGGACCACCCGCACGTCCCTGAGCATCACGAAGCCCGCGGGCATCGTGGCGGGTGACGTACTGCTGGCGCGCATCATCAACCGCAACGTCGTGGCGGCGGTGGCGACGCCGCCCGCGGGCTGGACGTTCCTGCGCTCGGACCAGAGCGCGTCGCAGATCAAGGCGTGGATCTTCTACAAGGTCGCGACCGCGTCCGAGCCCACCAGCTACGCGTTCACCCTGGACCTGGCCAGCTACATGGCGGGCAGCATCTCCGCCTTCTCTGGCGTGGACCCGACGAACCCCATCGACGCGCAGACGGGGCAGAAGAACGGCACCACGGCCAGCTTCAACACGCCCGCGCTCACCACGAGCACGGCCAATGGCGTCGCGGTGTGGTTCGGCTCGCAGCTGTGGACTGGCAGCGCGTGCCCGGCGAGCCCCATCGTCCCGCCCGCGGGCTTCACGGAGCCGGTCGACACCTGCCACGTGTCCTCGTCCACCGGCATGCTCTACAACGTCGCGCACAAGGAGCTGACCGCCGCGGGGGCCCAGGGCGCGTTCAACGGCTCGTCGCCCTTCCCGAACACGAACATCGCGCAGGTCGTCGCGCTGCGCGCGGTGGGCGCGTCCGCGTCCTGCTCCGTGGGTGACACCTTCGCCACCTCGTACACGATCCAGGGCAGCGTGGCGTCCCCCGCCATCGTGGAGCCGTCCGGCCTGGCGATGAGCCGCCTCACGCCGGGCGTCCTCTACGTGCACAACGAGGACACCACCGCCATCGTCGCCATCAGCACCACGGACGCCTCCACGCTGGGCACCTTCAACGTGTCCAACGTGACGCCCGCGGACTGGGAGGACGTCGCCTCCGGCCCGTGCCCCACCGGCCAGTGCATCTACATGGGGGACATCGGCCGCTCGAGCGCGAACTTCCCGACGCCGCCGTCCACCTTCGCCGTCTACCGCATCCCGGAGCCGAACATCGGCGCGGGCACGACGATCGGCAACCTCACCGCGACGGCCTTCCCGTTCCAGTACCCGGACTCGCCCAAGGACGCGGAGACCATCATGGTCCACCCCACCACGGGCGACATCTACATCATCACCAAGTCCTACGCGGGCGCGAGCAAGGTCTACAAGTTCCCCCAGCCGCTGCCGGCCCCGGGGACGATGTCCACGCTCGTCTTCGTGGCGAACATCCAGCTGCCCACCAACCCGGACGACTCCAACTTCGCCGCGGCCACCTCCGGCAACATCCACCCGTGCGCCAACCGCTTCCTGCTGCGCACGTACCGCAAGGTGTATGAGTTCCGCGCCGCCCCGGGCGCCGCGTTCGAGACCGCCTTCGCCGCCACGCCCGTCTCCCTGACGGACACCGTGGAGGGCCAGGGTGAGGCCATCGAGTACGACCCCACCGGCACGGCCTATTACACGATGAGCGAGTCGGGCCCGCCCTTCCGGCTCCGGCGCGTCGTGCGTCAGTAG
- a CDS encoding metal-dependent hydrolase family protein, with amino-acid sequence MFSNLRAPLLATVLFAVLAPASVLAQSSAAPPRSYLLRPARVFDGTTARPHTGWVVLVTGERIAAAGPAQGVKAPEGTEVIDLPGATLLPGLIEGHSHLFLHPYNEASWNDQVLKESLALRVARATNHAKAALLAGFTTTRDLGTEGAGDADVGLKQAIDQGIIPGPRMLVTTRALVATGSYAPKGFAAEWAVPQGAEEADGVDGLVRAVRGQMGRGADWIKVYGDYRWGPRGEELPTFSLEEMRLIVETARSGGRPVAVHASTPEGMRRAVLAGAESIEHGDGGTPEVWKLMAQRGVFLCPTLAASDAQLQYRGWKRGVDPEPEPLKKKHAGLKAALAAGVPLCMGGDSGVYAHGDNAREMELLVALGVTPAQALQAATSGNARMLHREDRLGQVKAGFLADLVAVEGDPTQDISAVRKVRLVLKGGTPYRR; translated from the coding sequence GTGTTCTCGAACCTGCGCGCCCCGCTCCTCGCCACCGTCCTGTTCGCCGTGCTCGCCCCTGCGTCCGTCCTGGCGCAGTCGTCGGCGGCCCCGCCCCGCTCGTACCTGCTGCGTCCGGCGCGTGTCTTCGACGGCACCACGGCCAGGCCCCACACCGGCTGGGTGGTGCTCGTCACCGGGGAGCGCATCGCCGCAGCGGGACCCGCGCAGGGCGTGAAGGCGCCGGAGGGCACGGAGGTCATCGACCTGCCTGGGGCCACGCTCCTGCCGGGCCTCATCGAGGGCCACTCGCACCTGTTCCTCCACCCGTACAACGAGGCGTCGTGGAACGACCAGGTGCTCAAGGAGTCGCTGGCCCTGCGGGTGGCTCGGGCCACGAACCACGCGAAGGCGGCCCTGCTGGCGGGCTTCACCACCACGCGCGACCTGGGCACCGAGGGCGCGGGGGACGCGGACGTGGGCCTCAAGCAGGCCATCGACCAGGGCATCATCCCGGGCCCGCGCATGCTCGTCACCACGCGCGCGCTGGTCGCCACCGGCAGCTACGCGCCCAAGGGCTTCGCCGCTGAATGGGCGGTGCCGCAGGGCGCGGAGGAAGCGGACGGCGTGGACGGTCTGGTGCGCGCGGTGCGTGGGCAGATGGGACGCGGCGCGGATTGGATCAAGGTCTACGGCGACTACCGCTGGGGCCCCCGTGGCGAGGAGCTGCCCACCTTCTCCCTGGAGGAGATGCGCCTCATCGTGGAGACGGCGAGGAGCGGCGGACGCCCGGTGGCGGTGCACGCCAGCACCCCGGAGGGCATGCGCCGCGCGGTGCTGGCCGGCGCGGAGAGCATCGAGCACGGCGACGGCGGCACCCCGGAGGTCTGGAAGCTGATGGCCCAGCGGGGCGTGTTCCTGTGCCCCACGCTCGCGGCGAGCGACGCGCAGCTGCAGTACCGGGGCTGGAAGCGCGGCGTGGATCCGGAGCCGGAGCCACTGAAGAAGAAGCACGCGGGCCTCAAGGCCGCGCTCGCGGCGGGCGTGCCCCTGTGCATGGGCGGGGACTCGGGCGTGTATGCGCACGGCGACAACGCGCGGGAAATGGAGCTGCTGGTGGCCCTGGGCGTGACGCCCGCGCAGGCGCTCCAGGCCGCCACCTCCGGCAACGCGCGCATGCTGCACCGGGAGGACCGCCTCGGGCAGGTGAAGGCGGGGTTCCTCGCGGACCTCGTCGCCGTGGAGGGCGACCCCACGCAGGACATCTCCGCCGTGCGGAAGGTCCGGCTCGTCCTGAAGGGCGGCACGCCCTACCGGCGCTGA
- a CDS encoding nuclear transport factor 2 family protein: protein MNFQTTVTTVLAIALGATAEARDPAQDERDLLKVEAALCRAFETGDADTLRKSLDKHFTLTDSKGTVTNLDQNLAEVVKRDPVYEVFKNHHQKVRLYGDAAVVTGITTLKGRSGKTQFEGDFQFTDTWVHREGQWKLAASHVTRLSKPAAP from the coding sequence ATGAACTTCCAGACGACCGTGACCACCGTCCTCGCCATCGCCCTGGGCGCCACCGCGGAAGCACGCGACCCCGCGCAGGACGAACGCGACCTGCTCAAGGTCGAAGCGGCCCTCTGCCGTGCCTTCGAGACCGGCGACGCCGACACCCTCCGCAAGAGCCTGGACAAGCACTTCACGCTCACCGACTCAAAGGGGACGGTGACGAACCTGGACCAGAACCTCGCGGAGGTGGTGAAGCGCGACCCCGTCTACGAGGTCTTCAAGAACCACCACCAGAAGGTCCGGCTGTATGGCGACGCCGCCGTCGTCACCGGCATCACCACCCTGAAGGGCCGCTCCGGCAAGACGCAGTTCGAGGGCGACTTCCAGTTCACCGACACCTGGGTCCATCGCGAGGGCCAGTGGAAGCTCGCCGCGAGCCACGTGACCCGGCTGTCCAAGCCCGCGGCCCCCTGA
- a CDS encoding PLP-dependent aminotransferase family protein, translating into MTNGAQQAFDLVGRVLIEPGDCVAVEEPGDPPARQVFQSLGAHVVPVPVDAEGLDVRALPGSARLVYVTPSHQFPLGMPLSPARRGALLDWAKQRDAVIVEDDYDSEFRFGGRPLETLHGLDRSGRILYVGSFSKVMLPTLRLGFLIAPPSLQRELRQARRLMDLHSPLVEQAALARFIDSGMLARHIRKLRRDYEERHARITEGLTRTGSRSCLRSRGCTSARPSSGAA; encoded by the coding sequence ATCACGAATGGCGCGCAGCAGGCCTTCGACCTGGTGGGCCGGGTGCTCATCGAACCGGGAGACTGCGTCGCCGTGGAGGAGCCGGGCGATCCGCCCGCGCGACAGGTGTTCCAATCGCTGGGCGCGCATGTCGTGCCCGTCCCCGTCGATGCGGAGGGGCTCGACGTCCGGGCGCTGCCGGGCTCCGCGCGCCTCGTCTACGTCACGCCCTCGCACCAGTTCCCGCTGGGCATGCCCCTGTCCCCGGCGAGGCGCGGCGCGCTCCTGGACTGGGCGAAGCAGCGCGACGCGGTGATCGTCGAGGACGACTACGACAGCGAGTTCCGTTTCGGCGGACGTCCCCTGGAGACGCTGCATGGCCTGGATCGCTCCGGCCGGATCCTCTACGTCGGCTCGTTCTCGAAGGTGATGCTCCCGACGCTGCGGCTGGGATTCCTCATCGCACCGCCTTCACTCCAGCGGGAGCTGCGTCAGGCCCGGCGCCTGATGGACCTGCACAGCCCGCTCGTCGAACAGGCGGCCCTCGCGCGCTTCATCGACAGCGGGATGCTGGCGCGGCACATCCGCAAGCTGCGGCGCGACTACGAGGAGCGGCACGCGCGCATCACGGAAGGACTGACGCGCACTGGCTCCAGGTCGTGCCTTCGGTCGCGGGGCTGCACCTCTGCGCGACCTTCCAGCGGGGCGGCCTGA